In Glandiceps talaboti chromosome 4, keGlaTala1.1, whole genome shotgun sequence, a single window of DNA contains:
- the LOC144434491 gene encoding cobalamin trafficking protein CblD-like, whose translation MAKVLAESRKLVCLLPNLRAMTARIRCFSSYRQQQQSASVYDEQQAGVGSDWPDGKLGFLTPPDKSFPLPGNVGASTQLKPPEVCLPVELNIKTLPTAHEKQVIVMEQFFLSDEGKAMTEQSEQSSKSIENVLECIAVECPKKLKKGFMELFPEAGIGNDGLTVITLCQKTVNDMSGWSPAVEEERNDLTDYFMAGAQEICDLLKSEGFWADFIDPSSGLAFYGRHTNINLFETDERYQSLGFDIIDLGCCKVISHHVWGTHAFVGSLFTNAPTDSTIMRQIMQSLHKD comes from the exons GTGCTTGCAGAGAGTCGAAAGTTGGTATGCCTTTTACCAAACCTCAGGGCAATGACAGCAAGAATAAGATGTTTTTCAAGTTATCGACAACAACAGCAGTCTGCCAGTGTCTATGACGAACAGCAAG CTGGTGTAGGGAGTGACTGGCCTGATGGTAAGCTTGGTTTCCTCACACCACCTGACAAAAGCTTTCCACTACCTGGCAATGTTGGTGCATCAACTCAATTAAAACCACCAGAAGTTTGCTTACCAGTTGAACTTAATATCAAAACTTTGCCTACAGCACATGAAAAACAAGTAATTGTTATGGAACAATTCTTTCTATCTGATGAG GGAAAAGCAATGACAGAACAAAGTGAACAATCTTCTAAAAGTATAGAAAATGTATTAGAATGTATAGCTGTGGAATGTcctaaaaagttaaaaaaag GTTTTATGGAATTATTTCCTGAGGCTGGTATTGGTAATGATGGTTTGACAGTAATTACACTCTGTCAGAAGACTGTAAATGATATGAGTGGATGGAGTCCTGCTGTGGAGGAGGAAAGGAATGATCTTACAGACTAT TTTATGGCTGGTGCACAAGAAATCTGTGATTTGTTAAAATCTGAAGGTTTTTGGGCAGACTTTATTGATCCATCATCTGGTCTTGCA TTTTATGGACGTCATACCAACATCAATCTGTTTGAAACTGATGAGCGTTATCAATCTCTTGGATTTGATATTATTGACCTAGGATGTTGTAAAGTGATTAGTCACCATGTATGGGGAACACATGCATTTGTAGGAAGTCTTTTCACCAATGCTCCAACAGACAGTACAATTATGAGACAAATTATGCAAAGCTTACATAAGGACTGA
- the LOC144434476 gene encoding putative phytanoyl-CoA dioxygenase, with product MSEMITEDIIHEYEENGAVCLRGVFDQNWIQLVEAGINKNLANPSQYSECLKGADGPGSYFNDYCNWQKIEEFEKYAKESPAAAIVGKLMKTQEVVFYHEHVLTKDPDTSKVTPWHHDQAYYPVDGNKVCSIWMPIDHVSIETSIQYVRGSHRWGKWFHPRKFATSLNYGRNANHTDDKIYEDMPDIDKEIPEGDILKWEMQPGDCVVFHMLTVHGAPANTSLTTPRRVLSTRWVGDDAVIATRPWDVSPPITGGLRPGDRVLCDTFPLIWKG from the exons ATGTCTGAGATGATAACTGAAGACATCATACATGAGTATGAAGAGAATGGTGCAGTTTGTCTGAGAGGAGTCTTTGACCAAAACTGGATTCAATTAGTAGAGGCTGGCATTAACAAAAATTTGGCCAATCCAAGTCAATACTCTGAATGTTTGAAAGGAGCGGATGGACCTGGTAGCTATTTCAACGATTACTGTAACTGGCAGAAAATTGAAGAATTTGAGAAGTATGCAAAGGAATCACCTGCTGCTGCCATTGTAGGCAAACTGATGAAGACACAG GAAGTAGTATTTTACCATGAGCATGTGTTAACTAAAGATCCAGATACATCCAAAGTAACACCATGGCACCATGATCAAGCATACTATCCTGTAGATGGCAACAAG gttTGTTCCATTTGGATGCCAATTGATCATGTTTCCATTGAAACCAGCATCCAATATGTCAGAGGATCTCACCGATGGGGTAAATGGTTTCATCCGAGAAAGTTTGCAACATCTTTGAATTATGGGCGGAATGCTAACCATACTGATGATAAAATCTATGAAGATATGCCTGATATCGATAAAGAAATCCCAGAAGGTGATATCTTGAAATGGGAAATGCAG CCTGGTGACTGTGTTGTGTTTCATATGTTGACTGTCCATGGTGCACCAGCAAATACTTCCTTGACAACACCAAGAAGAGTTTTATCCACTAGATGGGTCGGTGATGATGCTGTCATAGCAACCAGACCTTGGGATGTGTCTCCACCAATCACAGGTGGTTTGCGACCAGGTGATCGGGTATTGTGTGATACCTTTCCATTGATCTGGAAGGGTTAA